The proteins below are encoded in one region of Methanobacterium aggregans:
- the cbiM gene encoding cobalt ECF transporter S component CbiM has translation MHIMEGFLPWYWCVFWYALALPVIAYGVIQIKKITEEHPESKPLLAVSGAFMFILSSLKMPSVTGSCSHPCGNALGAVLFGPAVASVLAAIVLVFQALLLAHGGITTLGANVFSMGIVGPVAAWIIYKGCQKAGWSPSLGIFFAAVAGDWLTYVTTAVQLSLAFPIPTFGSAFVKFIVIYAYTQVPLAIAEGLLTVVIFEYIMNLRPDILENLKVIGPKIKETLKGAL, from the coding sequence ATGCACATAATGGAAGGATTCTTACCGTGGTACTGGTGCGTGTTCTGGTATGCACTGGCATTACCAGTCATTGCCTACGGTGTGATCCAGATAAAAAAGATAACAGAAGAACATCCGGAGTCAAAACCATTGCTCGCAGTTTCAGGCGCATTTATGTTCATTTTATCGTCGTTAAAGATGCCCTCTGTAACAGGAAGCTGCTCTCATCCTTGTGGTAACGCTTTAGGTGCAGTACTATTTGGACCTGCAGTTGCAAGTGTTTTAGCAGCAATTGTACTGGTTTTTCAGGCACTGCTTCTTGCCCATGGGGGAATAACAACTTTAGGTGCCAACGTATTTTCAATGGGTATTGTGGGACCAGTTGCAGCATGGATAATCTACAAGGGCTGTCAGAAAGCAGGATGGTCCCCATCACTGGGAATATTCTTTGCAGCAGTTGCAGGTGACTGGCTCACCTACGTTACAACAGCGGTACAACTCTCACTGGCTTTCCCAATACCAACCTTCGGCTCAGCATTCGTGAAGTTCATAGTGATCTACGCATACACCCAGGTACCACTTGCAATAGCAGAGGGTCTTTTAACTGTGGTCATATTCGAGTACATAATGAACCTTCGACCAGATATACTGGAAAATTTAAAGGTTATTGGGCCAAAGATCAAGGAAACCTTGAAGGGGGCATTATAA